The Peribacillus sp. FSL P2-0133 genome has a segment encoding these proteins:
- a CDS encoding carboxylesterase/lipase family protein: MIGSIVTTVKGHLQGTMENDICVWRGVRYAKAPIDGLRFRSPEPVDKWGGVMDAVDFGPIPPQPMDRAVRTGMAGNEKMDEDCLFLNIWSPRADDKKRPVMVWIPGGAYITGAGSIDMYNGHLLAKNGDVVVVSINYRLGALGYLDFTEFAGDGEIFETNLGLRDQVASLKWVKENIEAFGGDPDNVTIFGESAGGNAVTTLLTVPSARGLFKQAIAESPAPTSVYGKGFARQFSERFLEILDIEKNEIHRLKTLPVQEIVAASYKLLRENSQAMPGSLSFGPVVDGDFLPDYPLDSIRSGKAKGISLLIGTNRDEATLFEQMDPPLIPTNAAMIHKMFENTDPEAKERITNAYINYPEKKAVLGIGRDATFHIPSVWYAEAYSRFEKTWMYRFDYKTAAMRISKLGATHGMEIPFAFQTFDSAFGKRITSFGSRSAALKVSHRMQGHWVNFAKHGNPNPPEGEIWPKYDETNHYTMIFDKKDYIEKDPDRMIRLAWEGVGIYK, translated from the coding sequence ATGATTGGATCAATAGTTACGACGGTAAAAGGACATCTTCAAGGTACTATGGAAAACGATATATGCGTATGGCGTGGAGTCAGGTATGCGAAAGCTCCGATTGATGGTCTGCGTTTCCGCTCACCGGAGCCAGTTGATAAGTGGGGCGGTGTCATGGATGCAGTGGATTTTGGTCCCATTCCCCCGCAGCCGATGGATCGGGCGGTAAGAACAGGAATGGCCGGAAATGAAAAAATGGATGAGGATTGTTTGTTCCTGAATATTTGGTCACCTAGAGCTGATGATAAAAAACGCCCGGTCATGGTCTGGATTCCTGGAGGAGCATATATAACGGGAGCTGGATCCATTGATATGTACAATGGACATTTACTGGCTAAAAATGGAGATGTAGTCGTAGTAAGCATCAACTATAGGCTGGGGGCACTGGGATATCTGGATTTTACCGAGTTTGCAGGTGATGGGGAAATATTTGAAACCAATTTAGGTTTACGTGATCAAGTTGCGTCTCTTAAATGGGTTAAAGAGAATATAGAAGCGTTTGGCGGCGACCCTGATAATGTTACGATATTTGGTGAATCAGCTGGAGGCAATGCGGTTACGACTTTACTTACTGTTCCATCAGCGAGAGGTCTTTTTAAACAGGCCATTGCAGAAAGTCCCGCTCCGACATCTGTTTACGGAAAAGGATTTGCGCGCCAATTCAGTGAAAGGTTCCTTGAGATATTGGACATTGAAAAGAATGAAATCCATCGGTTAAAAACACTTCCAGTTCAAGAGATTGTCGCGGCCTCCTACAAACTCTTACGGGAAAACTCACAAGCCATGCCGGGCTCACTATCATTTGGACCTGTCGTAGATGGTGACTTCCTGCCCGATTATCCACTAGATTCAATTCGATCCGGAAAAGCAAAGGGAATATCCTTGCTTATAGGAACAAATAGGGACGAAGCGACATTATTCGAACAGATGGATCCCCCTTTAATCCCAACTAATGCGGCAATGATTCATAAAATGTTCGAAAATACAGATCCAGAGGCGAAAGAGCGAATTACGAATGCTTATATAAACTACCCAGAAAAGAAAGCTGTGCTTGGCATTGGCCGTGATGCGACTTTCCATATTCCCTCGGTTTGGTATGCAGAGGCATACAGCCGCTTTGAAAAAACTTGGATGTACCGTTTTGATTATAAAACGGCGGCAATGCGCATAAGTAAATTAGGGGCGACGCATGGTATGGAAATCCCTTTTGCCTTCCAGACTTTCGACTCGGCATTTGGGAAACGGATTACTTCATTTGGTTCAAGGTCAGCTGCCCTAAAGGTTTCCCATAGAATGCAGGGCCACTGGGTCAACTTTGCGAAACATGGAAACCCCAATCCCCCGGAAGGTGAAATTTGGCCGAAATATGATGAAACCAACCACTACACCATGATTTTTGATAAAAAGGATTATATTGAAAAAGACCCTGACAGAATGATAAGGTTGGCATGGGAAGGGGTAGGGATTTACAAGTGA
- a CDS encoding amino acid permease, which translates to MEKNKLHRELSSSQITMIAMGCAIGTGLFLGSGLAISTAGPSVLISYAVGAFIVLLLMGCLAEMTVAHPTSGSFGTIAEKYISPFAGFVVRYSYWIANVLAIGVEVSAIAVYMKYWFPDVPGSVWIFLFAALLIYVNATSVNTFGNFEYVFSMIKISAIVIFILLGAYVVIGAEPSSGIGVENFANDGGFMPFGFWGLWVAIFISLFSFLGTELIAVTAGEAKDPDIAVPKALKATVFRLATFYVLTIGIMLMIVPWQSAGIDKSPFVRVMEILNIPGASGIMNFIILTAAISAMNSQLYASTRMIFSLSEQKQAPALFQKVSNKGVPVMALLISTLGIFLAAGVKVLLPDTSYAFMMGISMFGAIFTWFMVFISHLFFRKRWEKSGGRKLPVKMYGFPYLTILGAILLFALTVSTWFTGPFKIVLQFGVPWLIFLCIVYVLMSKIKRM; encoded by the coding sequence ATGGAGAAAAATAAGCTGCATCGTGAATTATCATCGAGTCAAATCACAATGATTGCCATGGGGTGTGCAATTGGCACCGGATTATTTTTGGGGAGCGGCCTTGCGATTTCTACGGCAGGTCCAAGTGTTCTTATCAGCTATGCAGTTGGTGCATTCATTGTCCTGCTACTGATGGGCTGTTTGGCGGAAATGACTGTAGCCCATCCAACATCGGGATCCTTTGGAACCATTGCTGAAAAATATATAAGTCCATTTGCGGGATTTGTTGTGAGATATTCATATTGGATAGCGAATGTCCTTGCCATTGGTGTCGAAGTGAGTGCCATCGCTGTTTACATGAAATATTGGTTCCCGGATGTACCTGGGAGCGTTTGGATCTTCCTGTTTGCTGCACTGCTAATCTATGTAAATGCGACGAGTGTCAATACATTCGGGAATTTTGAGTATGTATTTTCCATGATCAAAATCAGCGCCATTGTCATATTCATACTACTGGGCGCCTACGTGGTGATTGGCGCTGAACCTTCAAGCGGGATCGGTGTTGAGAACTTTGCTAATGATGGCGGTTTTATGCCTTTCGGTTTTTGGGGGCTCTGGGTCGCCATATTCATTTCTCTCTTCAGCTTTTTAGGAACTGAGTTGATTGCGGTGACGGCGGGAGAAGCGAAGGATCCGGATATTGCCGTCCCTAAAGCTTTGAAGGCAACTGTCTTCCGGCTTGCCACTTTTTATGTACTGACAATCGGGATCATGTTAATGATTGTTCCATGGCAATCGGCGGGTATTGATAAAAGCCCATTTGTTAGGGTAATGGAAATCCTGAATATTCCCGGGGCATCGGGGATCATGAATTTCATTATTTTAACCGCTGCAATATCTGCAATGAACAGTCAATTATATGCCTCCACCAGAATGATATTTTCATTATCAGAGCAGAAGCAGGCTCCAGCCCTATTTCAAAAAGTGAGCAATAAAGGAGTCCCGGTAATGGCCCTTCTCATATCTACTTTGGGCATATTTCTTGCTGCAGGAGTAAAGGTCCTGCTTCCTGATACTTCATATGCATTCATGATGGGGATATCGATGTTCGGAGCCATTTTTACCTGGTTCATGGTGTTCATTTCCCACTTATTTTTCAGGAAGCGGTGGGAGAAATCAGGGGGACGCAAATTACCGGTTAAAATGTACGGATTTCCATATCTAACGATTCTTGGTGCAATTCTTTTGTTTGCTTTGACGGTATCCACCTGGTTCACTGGCCCGTTTAAAATTGTGCTCCAGTTCGGTGTTCCTTGGCTGATCTTTCTTTGCATCGTTTATGTATTGATGTCGAAAATCAAAAGAATGTAA
- the kynA gene encoding tryptophan 2,3-dioxygenase translates to MDKGPRDEHRLEESMVTDFEKDMSYEDYLHLNQILSSQHRFSGHHDEMLFIIIHQTSELWMKLILHELTAATALIEAGRLEHSFKMLSRVARIQQQLVQSWNVLSTLTPSDYMEFREKLGNSSGFQSFQNRLIEFAMGQKNSHILAVFRHKPELYESMMAALNKPSIYDAAIGALAARGLPIDQSVRNRDWSVIYQENASVENAWLSVYRDVHKYWDLYELAEKLVDIGSQQQFWRFNHMSTVERIIGNKKGTGGSSGVSYLKKVVEQPFFPELWTLRTKL, encoded by the coding sequence ATGGATAAGGGTCCAAGAGATGAACATCGTTTGGAAGAAAGTATGGTAACTGATTTTGAAAAAGATATGTCCTATGAGGACTACCTGCATTTAAATCAAATATTATCAAGTCAGCATCGGTTTTCCGGTCATCACGATGAAATGTTGTTCATCATCATTCACCAAACAAGTGAATTATGGATGAAATTGATCCTCCATGAATTGACTGCAGCAACAGCCCTTATTGAGGCAGGACGATTGGAGCATTCCTTTAAGATGCTATCCAGAGTGGCCAGGATCCAGCAGCAACTTGTTCAATCCTGGAATGTGCTTTCGACTTTGACGCCATCCGATTATATGGAATTCCGGGAGAAACTAGGAAACTCTTCAGGGTTTCAATCATTTCAGAACAGGTTGATAGAATTTGCAATGGGTCAAAAGAATTCGCATATATTGGCCGTTTTCCGTCACAAGCCCGAGCTTTATGAGTCGATGATGGCAGCCTTGAATAAACCTAGTATTTATGATGCGGCTATAGGGGCTTTGGCTGCAAGAGGGCTTCCCATTGATCAATCGGTCCGTAACAGGGATTGGTCTGTAATTTATCAGGAAAATGCAAGTGTTGAAAACGCGTGGCTGTCAGTTTACCGTGATGTGCATAAATACTGGGATTTGTATGAGTTGGCCGAAAAGCTCGTTGATATTGGAAGTCAACAACAATTCTGGAGATTCAATCATATGAGCACCGTCGAACGGATCATCGGTAATAAAAAGGGAACTGGCGGATCGTCCGGTGTAAGTTATCTGAAGAAAGTGGTCGAACAGCCATTTTTTCCTGAGCTTTGGACTTTAAGGACCAAACTTTAA
- the nadD gene encoding nicotinate (nicotinamide) nucleotide adenylyltransferase, producing the protein MGKIGVYGSSFDPVTNVHLWTASTIAHRAKLDKVIFLPCANGRIDKQMKTSNEHRWEMLKLAIGGNPLFEVSDYEINERAGTSKQYTWYTMEHFKSRFPKDEVFFIMGADLLEDIDNQELPLHLRWKFREKLIANHKFIVMARDGIDMLKIISKSPLLRNYDDGNTFHLIDKGLSMEISSTYIRDEFAMGGEPRYLLPDQCYKYIVDNKLYQKASNS; encoded by the coding sequence ATGGGCAAAATTGGAGTTTATGGATCTTCCTTCGATCCGGTCACGAATGTGCATTTATGGACAGCATCGACCATTGCGCATCGTGCAAAGCTAGACAAGGTGATTTTTTTACCTTGCGCAAATGGCCGTATCGATAAACAGATGAAAACGAGCAATGAACACCGTTGGGAAATGCTCAAGCTCGCAATAGGGGGCAACCCGCTATTCGAAGTTAGTGATTATGAAATTAATGAACGCGCCGGAACGAGTAAACAATATACTTGGTATACGATGGAACATTTTAAATCACGATTTCCAAAGGACGAAGTTTTTTTCATAATGGGTGCAGATTTACTTGAAGATATTGATAATCAGGAGTTACCGTTACACTTACGATGGAAATTCAGGGAAAAATTGATTGCCAATCATAAATTCATCGTCATGGCGCGGGATGGGATAGATATGCTGAAAATCATATCCAAAAGTCCATTGCTAAGGAATTATGATGACGGCAATACATTTCACCTTATAGATAAAGGCCTCTCCATGGAAATCAGTTCTACATATATAAGGGATGAATTCGCGATGGGCGGGGAACCAAGATATTTACTGCCTGATCAGTGTTATAAGTATATCGTGGACAATAAGCTGTATCAAAAAGCATCAAATTCATGA
- a CDS encoding sulfate ABC transporter substrate-binding protein, with protein MKKLMVLTSLILAFGVLAGCNSEKTEGEGTSKSVELLNVSYDPTRELYQEFNEAFVKHWKEESGQDVTIQQSHGGSGKQGRAVIDGLEADVVTLALAYDIDAIYEASNLLAKDWQKRLPENSTPYTSTIVFLVKKDNPKGIKDWDDLIKKDVSVITPNPKTSGGARWNYLAAWAYAEKNFDNDETKVKDFMKKLYQNVEVLDSGARGATTTFVERGIGDVLIAWENEAYLTLEEFGDDKYEIVNPSISILAEPPVAVVDEVVEKKGTKEVAEAYLEYLYTDVGQEIAAKNFYRPRDEKVLAEYEDQFAKIDMVTVEDTFGGWKKAQETHFNDGGTFDEIYQQ; from the coding sequence ATGAAAAAATTGATGGTATTGACAAGTTTGATTTTAGCCTTCGGTGTACTTGCAGGATGCAACTCGGAAAAAACGGAAGGGGAAGGGACATCAAAGTCAGTCGAGCTTTTGAATGTGTCATATGATCCGACACGGGAATTGTACCAGGAATTCAATGAAGCGTTCGTTAAGCACTGGAAAGAAGAATCCGGTCAGGATGTAACGATTCAACAATCACATGGCGGATCTGGTAAACAGGGCAGGGCCGTTATTGATGGATTGGAGGCGGATGTCGTTACATTGGCATTGGCTTATGATATTGATGCCATTTATGAAGCTAGTAACCTATTAGCGAAGGATTGGCAAAAACGTTTACCGGAAAACTCGACACCATACACATCAACGATTGTGTTTTTGGTGAAAAAAGATAACCCTAAAGGCATTAAAGATTGGGATGATCTTATTAAAAAGGATGTATCCGTCATAACACCAAATCCGAAGACAAGCGGAGGGGCAAGGTGGAATTACCTGGCTGCCTGGGCTTATGCGGAGAAGAATTTCGATAATGACGAAACAAAAGTGAAGGATTTCATGAAAAAACTTTATCAGAATGTTGAAGTCCTGGATTCAGGGGCCCGCGGTGCAACCACCACTTTTGTAGAAAGGGGAATTGGTGACGTACTTATCGCTTGGGAGAATGAAGCCTATTTAACACTGGAAGAATTCGGTGATGACAAATATGAAATCGTCAATCCTTCCATCAGTATATTAGCAGAGCCACCGGTAGCTGTTGTCGATGAAGTGGTCGAGAAAAAAGGAACAAAGGAAGTGGCTGAAGCTTACCTGGAATACCTATATACGGATGTCGGTCAGGAAATTGCCGCGAAAAACTTCTATCGTCCAAGGGATGAGAAGGTTCTCGCTGAATACGAAGACCAATTTGCAAAAATCGATATGGTGACTGTTGAAGATACGTTTGGCGGTTGGAAAAAGGCCCAGGAAACACATTTTAATGATGGCGGTACATTTGACGAGATTTATCAACAGTAA